A genomic region of Xiphophorus couchianus chromosome 18, X_couchianus-1.0, whole genome shotgun sequence contains the following coding sequences:
- the LOC114161476 gene encoding extracellular calcium-sensing receptor-like produces MLFAIEEINNRTDVLPGISLGYSIYDTCGSIPRSIKVALALNNRNESVSSNSDTPCTKPVQVQAIVGETSSSPSTAISTLIGPFDIPLISHFATCACLSDKTKYPSFLRTVPSDYYQSRALAHLVKHFGWTWVGAVRSNDDYGNNGIATFTETAEQLGICLEYSVSFFRTDSTEKMQKVINTIKTSTSKVIIAFVAHLDMDVLIHELSNHNMTGYQWVGSEGWISDSQFAAVDKNRILDGAIGVSVPKTHVSGLKEFILDVRPLRSLNNDLYKEFWETLFSCKFKQEKSDGNYRECTGHEDLTGVENSFTDMSLMPIFSNVYKGVYAVAHALHDILGCDKTCNNNVQLDPFTILQRIQKIHFKTKEGEEVYFNENGDPAAKYEILHWQPRENGTLDFVIVGVYDASLPFDKQLSLQNTTLRWAQSSTKVPVSVCSEKCPPGTRKVLQKGKPVCCHDCIRCADGEISNVTDAVICVRCPPESWPNERRDACIEKEVVFLSYEEIMGILLTAAALFGTCITAIVIVIFFRYRKTPLVRANNSELSFLLLFSLTLCFLCSLTFIGQPSTWSCMLRHTAFGITFVLCLSCVLGKTMVVLMAFKASLPGRNVMKWFGPTQQRLSVLGFTLVQVIICILWLSVSPPFPYKNFKEIKEKIILECALGSAVGFWSILGYIGLLAVLCFVFAFLARKLPDNFNEAKFITFSMLIFCAVWITFIPAYVSSPGNFSVAVEIFAILASTFGLLICIFIPKCYIMLLKPEKNTKKHMMGKGPQKSF; encoded by the exons ATGCTCTTTGCCATTGAGGAGATAAATAACAGAACGGACGTACTGCCAGGTATTTCTCTTGGATACAGCATATATGACACTTGTGGCTCCATTCCCAGAAGCATAAAAGTTGCGCTTGCCTTGAACAATCGCAATGAAAGTGTGTCTTCAAACTCTGACACTCCGTGTACCAAACCAGTACAAGTTCAGGCTATAGTGGGAGAAACTTCTTCATCTCCTAGCACTGCAATATCGACTCTCATCGGACCATTTGACATACCACTG ATCAGCCACTTTGCCACATGTGCTTGTCTCAGTGATAAAACCAAGTATCCATCCTTTCTCAGAACCGTACCCAGTGACTACTATCAGAGCAGAGCTCTGGCTCATCTGGTCAAACATTTTGGCTGGACTTGGGTCGGAGCCGTCCGAAGCAATGACGATTATGGCAATAATGGCATTGCTACATTCACAGAGACTGCAGAGCAGCTGGGCATTTGCTTGGAatattctgtttctttctttagaacagattcaacagaaaaaatgcaaaaggtgATCAACACTATAAAGACGTCCACCTCAAAGGTGATTATCGCCTTCGTCGCACACTTGGACATGGACGTGCTTATACATGAGTTGTCAAACCACAACATGACCGGCTACCAGTGGGTGGGAAGTGAAGGGTGGATCTCTGATTCTCAGTTTGCAGCAGTGGATAAGAATCGCATCCTGGACGGAGCGATCGGTGTTTCCGTTCCTAAAACTCATGTGAGCGGTCTCAAAGAGTTCATACTAGACGTGAGGCCACTCAGATCTTTAAATAACGACTTGTATAAAGAGTTCTGGGAGACGTTGTTTAGCTGCAAGTTCAAGCAGGAGAAATCAGATGGAAATTATAGAGAATGTACAGGACACGAGGATCTGACTGGAGTGGAAAACAGCTTCACTGACATGTCCCTCATGCCCATTTTTAGCAATGTGTATAAAGGAGTGTATGCAGTGGCTCACGCTCTGCATGATATTCTCGGATGTGATAAAACCTGTAACAACAATGTGCAGCTTGACCCATTCACg ATTTTGCAACGCATTCAAAAGATTCACTTCAAAACAAAGGAGGGAGAAGAGGTTTACTTTAACGAGAACGGAGATCCAGCTGCAAAGTATGAAATTTTGCACTGGCAGCCAAGAGAAAACGGCACTTTGGACTTTGTCATAGTTGGCGTTTATGATGCATCGTTACCATTTGACAAACAGCTCAGCCTTCAAAATACGACCTTAAGATGGGCGCAGAGCTCAACAAAG GTACCTGTGTCGGTGTGCAGTGAGAAGTGTCCCCCAGGGACCCGGAAGGTTCTCCAGAAAGGAAAACCCGTCTGCTGCCACGACTGCATAAGATGTGCCGACGGAGAAATTAGCAATGTTACAG ATGCTGTCATTTGTGTAAGATGTCCCCCTGAATCCTGGCCAAACGAGAGAAGAGATGCCTGTATAGAGAAGGAAGTTGTATTTCTATCATATGAAGAAATTATGGGCATACTCCTCACTGCTGCAGCCTTATTTGGAACATGTATAACAGCCATTGTGatagtaatttttttcagatacaGAAAAACTCCTCTTGTCAGAGCAAACAACTCTGAGCTGAGCTTCCTCCTCCTGTTCTCTCTGACCCTGTGTTTCCTCTGCTCTCTGACCTTCATCGGCCAGCCCTCTACGTGGTCCTGCATGCTGCGGCACACAGCCTTCGGCATCACCTTTGTCCTCTGCCTCTCCTGTGTTCTGGGGAAAACCATGGTGGTTTTAATGGCGTTCAAAGCTTCACTTCCTGGGAGAAATGTAATGAAATGGTTTGGGCCTACGCAGCAGAGGCTGAGCGTTCTGGGTTTCACTCTCGTGCAAGTGATCATCTGCATCCTCTGGTTAAGCGTCTCTCCTCCTTTTCCCTACAAAAATTTTaaggaaattaaagaaaaaatcatCCTGGAGTGTGCCCTGGGCTCTGCTGTGGGTTTCTGGTCCATCCTCGGTTACATAGGACTTCTTGCcgtcctgtgttttgtttttgcttttttagctCGGAAGTTGCCCGATAATTTTAACGAAGCCAAATTTATCACCTTCAGCATGCTGATATTCTGCGCTGTGTGGATCACTTTCATCCCAGCGTACGTCAGCTCTCCTGGAAATTTCAGTGTCGCTGTAGAAATCTTTGCTATCCTTGCCTCCACGTTTGGGCtgttaatttgtatttttatcccAAAATGTTATATCATGTTACTGAAaccagagaaaaatacaaagaagcaCATGATGGGGAAAGGGCCACAAAAGTCATTCTGA
- the LOC114161477 gene encoding extracellular calcium-sensing receptor-like: protein MYTQKPLALQCISLNFREFQFAQTMLFAIEEINNSTDLLPGVSLGYSIYDTCGSIPKTIKVALALNNDNVNTSSNSDAPCTKPVQVQAIVGETSSSPSTAIGSLIGPFHIPLISHFATCACLSDKTKYPSFLRTIPSDYYQSRALAQLVKHFGWTWVGAVRTNDDYGNNGMATFTETAEQLGICLEYSVSFFRTDSTEKIQKVIKTIQASTSKVIVAFVSHLDMDVLIHEMSNYNLTGYQWVGSESWISDSQIAAVDKNHVLDGAIGVSIPNTHVSGLREFILDVRPLRSLNNDLYKEFWETLFSCKFKQEKSDGNYRECTGHEDLTGVENSFTDMSLMPIFNNVYKGVYAVAHALHDILGCDKTCNNNVQLDPFTILQHIQKIHFKTKEGEEVYFNENGDPAAKYEVINWQPRENGSVDFITVGVYDASLPFDEQLKLQNKSILWSQSSKQVPVSVCSEKCPPGTRKVLQKGKPVCCHDCIGCAEGEMSNMTDAVTCVRCPPESWSNERRDACIKKEAVFLSYDEIMGILLTAASLFGTCITAIVTIIFYRNRKTPLVRANNSELSFLLLFSLTLCFLCSLTFIGQPSTWSCMLRHTAFGITFVLCLSCVLGKTMVVLMAFKATLPGRNVMKWFGPTQQRLSVLGFTLVQVIICILWLSISPPFPSKNFKEFKEKIILECALGSAVGFWSVLGYIGLLAVLCFVFAFLARKLPDNFNEAKFITFSMLIFCAVWITFIPAYVSSPGNFSVAVEIFAILASTFGLLICIFIPKCYIMLLKPEKNTKKHMMGKGPQKTF from the exons ATGTACACACAAAAGCCTTTGGCTCTGCAATGCATCAG CTTGAATTTCAGAGAGTTCCAGTTTGCACAGACCATGCTCTTTGCCATCGAGGAAATAAACAACAGTACAGACCTACTGCCGGGCGTTTCTCTGGGTTATAGCATCTACGACACTTGTGGTTCGATTCCCAAAACCATAAAAGTTGCTCTGGCTTTGAACAATGATAATGTGAATACATCTTCAAACTCTGACGCACCGTGTACCAAACCAGTACAAGTGCAGGCTATAGTGGGGGAAACGTCTTCATCTCCCAGCACTGCAATAGGTAGTCTCATTGGACCATTTCACATACCACTG ATCAGCCACTTTGCCACGTGTGCTTGTCTCAGTGATAAAACAAAGTATCCATCCTTTCTAAGAACAATACCCAGTGACTACTATCAGAGCAGAGCTCTGGCTCAACTGGTCAAACATTTCGGGTGGACTTGGGTCGGAGCCGTCAGAACCAACGACGACTACGGCAACAACGGCATGGCGACATTCACAGAAACTGCAGAGCAGCTGGGAATTTGTCTGGAATATTCTGTCTCTTTCTTCAGAACGGATTCAACAGAAAAAATCCAGAAGGTGATCAAAACGATACAGGCTTCGACCTCCAAAGTGATCGTTGCTTTTGTATCACACTTGGACATGGATGTGCTTATACACGAGATGTCCAACTATAACCTGACCGGGTACCAGTGGGTGGGAAGTGAGTCCTGGATCTCTGATTCTCAAATTGCGGCAGTGGATAAGAATCACGTGCTGGACGGAGCGATCGGCGTTTCCATCCCCAATACGCATGTGAGCGGTCTCAGAGAGTTCATACTAGACGTGAGGCCACTCAGATCTTTAAATAACGACTTGTATAAAGAGTTCTGGGAGACGTTGTTTAGCTGCAAGTTCAAGCAGGAGAAATCAGATGGAAATTATAGAGAATGTACAGGACACGAGGATCTGACTGGAGTGGAAAACAGCTTCACTGACATGTCCCTCATGCCCATTTTTAACAATGTGTATAAGGGAGTGTATGCAGTGGCTCACGCTCTGCATGATATTCTCGGATGTGATAAAACCTGTAACAACAATGTGCAGCTTGACCCATTCACG ATTTTGCAGCACATTCAAAAGATTCACTTCAAGACAAAGGAAGGAGAAGAGGTTTACTTTAATGAGAACGGAGATCCAGCTGCAAAGTATGAAGTTATAAACTGGCAACCAAGAGAAAACGGCAGTGTGGACTTTATCACAGTTGGTGTTTATGATGCGTCATTACCATTTGATGAACagctaaaactgcaaaacaagtCAATACTTTGGTCCCAGAGCTCAAAACAG gtaCCTGTGTCGGTTTGCAGTGAGAAGTGTCCCCCAGGGACCCGGAAGGTTCTCCAGAAAGGAAAACCCGTCTGCTGCCACGACTGTATAGGATGTGCAGAAGGAGAAATGAGCAACATGACAG ATGCTGTCACCTGTGTAAGATGTCCCCCTGAATCCTGGTCAAATGAGAGAAGAGATGCCTGTATAAAGaaagaagctgtttttttatcatACGATGAAATTATGGGCATACTCCTCACTGCTGCGTCTTTATTTGGGACATGTATAACAGCTATTGTGACAATCATTTtctacagaaacagaaaaactcctCTTGTCAGAGCAAACAACTCTGAGCTGAGCTTCCTCCTCCTGTTCTCTCTGACCCTGTGTTTCCTCTGCTCTCTGACCTTCATCGGCCAGCCCTCTACGTGGTCCTGCATGCTGCGGCACACAGCCTTCGGCATCACCTTTGTGCTCTGCCTCTCCTGTGTTCTGGGGAAAACCATGGTGGTTTTAATGGCGTTCAAAGCTACACTTCCTGGGAGAAATGTAATGAAATGGTTTGGGCCTACGCAGCAGAGGCTGAGCGTTCTGGGTTTCACTCTCGTACAAGTGATCATCTGCATCCTCTGGCTAAGCATCTCTCCTCCGTTTCCATCTAAAAATTTTAaggaatttaaagaaaaaatcatCCTGGAGTGTGCCCTGGGCTCTGCTGTGGGTTTCTGGTCCGTCCTCGGTTACATAGGACTTCTTGCcgtcctgtgttttgtttttgcttttttagctCGGAAGTTGCCCGATAATTTTAACGAAGCCAAATTCATCACCTTCAGCATGCTGATATTCTGCGCTGTGTGGATCACTTTCATCCCAGCGTACGTCAGCTCTCCTGGAAATTTCAGTGTCGCTGTAGAAATCTTTGCTATCCTTGCCTCAACGTTTGGGCtgttaatttgtatttttatcccAAAATGTTATATCATGTTACTGAAaccagagaaaaatacaaaaaagcacATGATGGGGAAAGGGCCACAAAAGACGTTCTGA
- the LOC114161458 gene encoding extracellular calcium-sensing receptor-like translates to MTMSTQRWPEQSFALLQLFLWVSFSLTQEPLCRQIGDPEIPQLSRDGDIILGGIFYFHSSWKSRENNYTQKPLPLECIREFQFAQAMLFAIEEVNNSTELLPGISLGYKIYDTCGAITRSIKVALALNDGDESVSLASEGQCSRPVQVQAVMGETSSSPSTALATVIGAFHIPQISHFATCACLSDKTKYPSFLRTIPSDYYQSRALAHLVKHFGWTWVGAVRTNDDYGNNGMATFTETAEQFGICVEYSVSFFRMDPSEKIQKIIKTVKESTAKVIVAFLSHRDMEVLIHEMSDHNLTGYQWVGSESWIFDSQIAAMDKKHILDGAIGLSIPKAQVGGLREFILDVKPLISSNNELFTTFWEALFQCKFKKAQLTEFQKECTGKEDLTGVENSFTDMSLMPIFNNVYKGVYAVAHALHNVLSCNKTCDNNVQLDPYTILQHIQKIRFKTKEGNEVYFNENGDPAAKYEIINWQPRENDIVSFVTVGVYDASFPAGTQLNFQNTSITWTQSSPQVPVSVCSEKCPPGTRKVLQKGKPVCCYDCIRCAEGEISNSTDAVSCVRCPHESWSNARRDACVKKEAEFLSFEELMGILLTSAALLGTSLTAAVAFIFYRHRKTALVRANNSELSFLLLFSLTLCFLCSLTFIGRPSDWSCMLRHTAFGITFVLCISCVLGKTMVVLMAFKATLPGRNVMKCFGPTQQRLSVLGFTLVQVIICILWLSVSPPFLSKNFKEFKDKIILECSLGSAVGFWSVLGYIGLLALLCFTFAFLARKLPDNFNEAKFITFSMLIFCAVWIAFIPAYVSSPGKFSVAVEIFAILASSFGLLICIFIPKCYVMLLKPEKNTKKNMMGNRVPREF, encoded by the exons ATGACGATGTCCACGCAAAGGTGGCCAGAGCAGAGTTTTGCTCTTCTGCAGCTGTTTCTGTGGGTGTCTTTCTCTCTAACACAGGAGCCACTGTGCAGGCAGATAGGGGATCCGGAAATCCCCCAGCTGTCCAGAGACGGGGACATTATTCTGGGGGGCATATTCTATTTtcacagcagctggaagagcAGAGAAAATAATTATACTCAAAAACCACTACCACTGGAATGCATCAG AGAGTTCCAGTTTGCTCAGGCGATGCTTTTTGCCATCGAGGAAGTGAACAACAGCACAGAGCTGCTTCCTGGGATTTCTCTGGGCTACAAAATCTACGACACTTGTGGCGCCATTACCAGAAGCATAAAGGTTGCTCTTGCATTGAACGACGGCGATGAAAGTGTGTCTTTGGCCTCCGAGGGTCAATGCTCCAGACCGGTGCAGGTCCAGGCCGTGATGGGGGAAACCTCGTCCTCTCCCAGCACCGCCCTGGCCACTGTCATTGGAGCATTCCATATACCGCAG ATCAGCCATTTTGCCACATGTGCTTGTCTCAGTGATAAAACAAAGTATCCATCGTTTCTAAGAACAATACCCAGTGACTACTATCAGAGCAGAGCTCTGGCTCATCTGGTCAAGCATTTTGGCTGGACTTGGGTCGGAGCCGTCAGAACCAACGACGACTATGGCAACAACGGCATGGCGACATTCACAGAGACTGCAGAGCAGTTTGGCATCTGTGTGGAATATTCTGTCTCTTTCTTCAGAATGGATCCctctgaaaaaatacaaaagatcATTAAAACAGTGAAGGAGTCAACTGCAAAAGTGATCGTTGCTTTTCTGTCGCACAGAGACATGGAAGTACTTATACATGAGATGTCCGACCACAACCTGACAGGGTATCAGTGGGTCGGCAGTGAGTCCTGGATCTTTGATTCGCAAATTGCAGCAATGGATAAAAAACACATACTGGACGGAGCGATTGGTCTTTCCATCCCCAAAGCGCAAGTCGGCGGTCTTAGAGAGTTTATACTGGACGTGAAACCGCTCATTTCGTCTAATAATGAGCTGTTCACAACTTTCTGGGAGGCATTATTTCAATGTAAGTTCAAGAAGGCACAGTTGACGGAATTTCAGAAAGAGTGTACAGGAAAGGAAGATCTGACTGGAGTGGAGAACAGCTTCACTGACATGTCCCTCATGCCCATTTTTAACAATGTGTATAAGGGAGTGTATGCAGTGGCTCATGCTCTGCACAATGTCCTGAGCTGTAACAAAACATGTGACAACAATGTGCAGCTTGATCCATACACG ATTTTGCAGCACATCCAAAAGATTCGCTTCAAGACAAAAGAAGGGAACGAGGTTTACTTTAACGAGAACGGAGATCCAGCTGCAAAGTACGAAATTATAAACTGGCAGCCAAGAGAAAACGACATTGTGAGCTTTGTGACGGTTGGTGTTTATGATGCGTCATTTCCTGCAGGCACACAGCTAAACTTTCAAAATACGTCCATAACCTGGACACAGAGCTCACCACAG gtgcCGGTGTCAGTCTGCAGTGAAAAATGTCCCCCAGGAACTCGTAAGGTCCTCCAGAAAGGAAAGCCTGTGTGCTGCTACGACTGCATAAGATGTGCCGAAGGAGAAATCAGCAACAGTACAG ATGCTGTTTCCTGTGTGAGATGTCCCCACGAGTCCTGGTCGAATGCGAGGAGAGATGCGTGTGTAAAGAAGGAGGCTGAGTTTCTGTCATTTGAAGAACTTATGGGAATCCTGCTGACCTCTGCAGCTTTACTTGGAACGTCCCTAACTGCGGCTGTGGCGTTTATTTTCTACAGACACAGGAAAACTGCTCTTGTCAGAGCAAACAACTCTGAGCTGAGCTTCCTGCTCCTTTTCTCCTTGACCCTGTGTTTCCTCTGCTCTCTGACCTTTATCGGTCGGCCCTCTGACTGGTCCTGCATGCTGCGGCACACGGCGTTCGGCATCACCTTCGTCCTCTGCATCTCCTGTGTCCTGGGGAAAACGATGGTGGTCTTAATGGCGTTCAAAGCCACACTTCCTGGCAGAAATGTGATGAAGTGTTTTGGGCCTACGCAGCAGAGGCTGAGCGTTCTGGGTTTTACTCTTGTTCAAGTGATCATCTGCATCCTCTGGTTAAGCGTCTCTCCTCCTTTTCTATCCAAGAATTTCAAagaatttaaagacaaaatcatCTTGGAGTGTTCTCTCGGCTCAGCTGTGGGTTTCTGGTCCGTGCTCGGCTACATTGGACTTCTCGCCTTGTTGTGtttcacttttgcttttttggctCGTAAACTACCGGACAATTTCAACGAAGCCAAATTCATCACCTTCAGCATGCTGATATTCTGCGCGGTGTGGATCGCTTTCATCCCGGCGTACGTCAGCTCGCCTGGAAAATTTAGTGTTGCTGTAGAAATCTTTGCTATCCTCGCCTCTAGTTTTGGATTGCTGATTTGCATCTTCATCCCAAAATGCTACGTCATGTTGctaaaaccagagaaaaacacaaaaaagaacatGATGGGGAACCGGGTCCCAAGAGAATTCTGA
- the LOC114161480 gene encoding extracellular calcium-sensing receptor-like gives MLGGLFSFHTNWKERENTYMEKPLRLQCTSLNFREFQMAQAMLFAIEEINNSSDLLPGISLGYKIYDTCGSIARSVRVALSLVNSNEMAASPAEECTRPAQVQAIMGETSSSPCTAIATVMGPFHIPLISHFATCACLSDKIKYPSFLRTIPSDYYQSRALAHLVKHFGWTWVGAVRSNEDYGNNGMATFIETAQHLGICVEYSVSFFRTDPSDKIQKIIDIIKASTSKVIVTFLSHMDLDVLLHELSGHNLTGYQWVGTEAWISDSQTAEGDINHILDGAIGLSIPQAHVTGLREFMLDVRPLNSSNADLFSEFWEALFSCKFRLSKSTEIQRECTGEEDINGVENSFTDMSLMPIFNNVYKGVYAVAHALHNILGCNKTCDKNKQLDPITILQHIQRSNFTTKEGDRVFFNKNGDPAAKYEIINWQPGENGIVNFVTVGLYDATLPANKQMNLQNKSIIWTQNSPEVPVSVCSETCPPGTRKVLQKGKPVCCYDCMSCAEGEMSNSTDAVTCVRCPPESWSNDRRDVCIKKEAEFLSYDEIMGILLTAASLFGTCITSFVAFIFYRHRKTPLVRANNSELSFLLLFSLTLCFLCSLTFIGRPSDWSCMLRHTAFGITFVLCISCVLGKTMVVLMAFKATLPGRNVMKWFGPTQQRLSVMSFTLVQVIICILWLTISPPFPSKNIKAYKDKIILECALGSAVGFWAVLGYIGLLAMLCFICAFLARKLPDNFNEAKFITFSMLIFCAVWITFIPAYVSSPGKFSVAVEIFAILASTFGLLICIFIPKCYVMLLKPDRNTKKHIMGKGAAK, from the exons ATGTTAGGAGGACTCTTCTCTTTCCACACCAActggaaagaaagagagaacaCCTACATGGAAAAGCCCCTGCGGCTGCAATGCACTAG CTTGAATTTCAGAGAGTTCCAGATGGCCCAGGCTATGCTTTTTGCCATCGAGGAGATCAACAACAGCTCAGACCTGCTGCCAGGCATCTCGCTGGGCTATAAAATATACGACACTTGTGGATCCATTGCTAGAAGCGTGAGAGTTGCACTGTCCTTGGTTAACAGTAATGAAATGGCGGCTTCGCCTGCAGAAGAATGCACAAGACCTGCGCAGGTGCAGGCCATAATGGGGGAAACATCTTCTTCTCCTTGCACGGCGATAGCCACCGTCATGGGTCCATTTCATATCCCGCTG ATCAGCCACTTTGCCACGTGTGCTTGTCTCAGCGATAAAATCAAGTACCCATCATTTCTCAGAACAATACCCAGCGACTATTATCAGAGCAGAGCCCTTGCGCACCTGGTGAAGCACTTTGGTTGGACTTGGGTCGGAGCCGTGAGGTCAAATGAAGATTATGGAAACAATGGGATGGCCACGTTCATTGAAACTGCGCAGCATCTGGGCATCTGTGTGGAATATTCCGTCTCGTTCTTTAGAACCGATCCATcggacaaaatacaaaaaataatagaCATTATCAAAGCTTCTACTTCAAAAGTGATTGTCACTTTCCTCTCCCACATGGATTTGGATGTACTGCTACACGAGCTGTCGGGCCACAACTTGACCGGTTACCAGTGGGTGGGGACTGAGGCTTGGATCTCTGATTCTCAAACCGCCGAAGGTGACATCAACCATATTTTAGACGGAGCGATAGGCCTTTCCATTCCCCAGGCACACGTGACGGGACTGAGAGAGTTCATGCTCGACGTGAGGCCTCTGAATTCGTCAAACGCGGACTTGTTTTCTGAGTTCTGGGAGGCCTTGTTCAGCTGCAAGTTCAGACTATCAAAATCAACAGAGATCCAGAGAGAATGCACTGGAGAGGAAGACATAAACGGAGTGGAGAACAGCTTCACTGACATGTCCCTCATGCCTATTTTTAACAACGTCTATAAGGGAGTGTATGCCGTGGCTCACGCTCTGCACAACATCTTGGGCTGTAACAAaacatgtgacaaaaataagCAGCTAGATCCGATCACG ATTTTACAGCACATACAAAGGAGTAATTTCACTACAAAAGAAGGGGATCGGGTTTTCTTTAACAAGAACGGAGACCCTGCTGCAAAGTACGAAATTATAAACTGGCAGCCGGGAGAAAATGGCATTGTGAACTTTGTCACGGTTGGTCTTTATGACGCAACGTTGCCGGCcaacaaacaaatgaatctgCAAAATAAGTCCATCATTTGGACACAAAATTCACCTGAG gTCCCCGTGTCGGTTTGCAGTGAGACGTGTCCCCCAGGAACACGTAAGGTCCTCCAGAAAGGAAAGCCTGTGTGCTGCTACGACTGCATGAGTTGTGCAGAAGGAGAAATGAGCAACAGCACAG ATGCTGTGACTTGTGTGAGATGCCCCCCTGAATCCTGGTCAAATGACAGAAGAGATGTCTGTATAAAGAAAGAAGCTGAATTTCTGTCTTACGATGAAATTATGGGAATATTGCTCACAGCCGCCTCCTTATTCGGAACATGCATAACTTCTTTCGTAGCGTTTATTTTCTACAGACACAGGAAAACTCCTCTTGTGAGGGCAAACAACTCTGAGCtgagcttcctgctgctcttctctTTAACCCTGTGTTTCCTCTGCTCTCTGACCTTTATCGGTCGGCCCTCTGACTGGTCCTGCATGCTGCGGCACACGGCGTTCGGCATCACCTTCGTCCTCTGCATCTCCTGTGTCCTGGGCAAAACGATGGTGGTTTTAATGGCGTTCAAAGCCACACTTCCTGGCAGAAATGTGATGAAGTGGTTTGGGCCTACGCAGCAGAGGCTCAGTGTTATGAGTTTCACTCTGGTTCAGGTGATCATCTGCATCCTCTGGTTAACCATTTCCCCTCCTTTTCCGTCCAAGAACATTAAAGCGTATAAGGATAAAATCATCTTGGAGTGTGCTCTGGGGTCAGCTGTGGGATTCTGGGCTGTGCTTGGGTACATAGGACTTCTCGCCATGTTGTGTTTCATTTGTGCGTTCCTGGCTCGTAAGCTGCCCGATAATTTCAACGAAGCCAAATTCATCACCTTCAGCATGTTGATATTCTGCGCTGTGTGGATCACTTTCATCCCAGCGTACGTCAGCTCGCCTGGGAAGTTCAGTGTCGCTGTAGAAATCTTTGCTATCCTCGCCTCCACCTTTGGattactaatttgtatttttattccaaaatgcTACGTGATGCTACTGAAACCAGACAGAAATACTAAAAAACATATTATGGGGAAAGGAGCAGCAAAATGA